The following nucleotide sequence is from Desulfurellaceae bacterium.
TCTCCTCTTCCGGCCGTCAGCTGATTGACTGGGACGAGCTGACCCCGGACGATATCGTGGTCGTTCCGGCTTTTGGCACCACGCTCGAAATCCAGGCCAACCTGGCCGCCCGGGGGCTCGACCCCTACACTTACAACACCACCTGTCCGTTCGTCGAACGGGTGTGGAAACGCAGCGCCCAGCTCGGTACCAAACACTACACGGTGGTCGTGCACGGCAAAGCCAGCCACGAGGAGACCCGGGCGACCTTCTCCCACAGCGTACAGAATGCGCCGACCGTGGTTGTTCTCAACCTGACCGAAGCCCGTTTGTTGGGAGATATCATCCGGGGCAAATTCGGACCGGCGACCCGGACCGTCTTTTTCGATCACTTCGGGCATAAATGCTCCCCGGGCTTCAACCCGGACCGCCATCTCAGCCGGATCGGGGTGGTGAACCAGACCACCATGCTGGCCTCGGAAACCCGGCAGATTGCCCGGGTCTTGAGCCAGGCCCTGGCCGACCGCTACGGCCAGGATCGCCTGGCCGAGACCTTTGCCGACACCTCGGACACCCTGTGTTATGCGACCAACGAGAACCAGAACGCGACCTATGCGCTGATTGAGCGCGGCGCCGACCTCGGCCTGGTCGTCGGCGGCTACAACTCCTCCAACACCTCCCATATCGTCGAGCTGTGCCAGGCTGCCATGCCGACCTATTTCATCCAGAACGCCGACGATATCGTGTCCGCAGACACAACCCGGCACTTTCTTCTGGACACCCACCGGATCACCCATACGACCGGCTGGCTCCCGACCAAACGTCCGCTCGATATCGCCCTGACCTGCGGCGCCTCGTGTCCCGACGCGGTTGTTGATCGGGTCTTGCTGCGCACCCTGTCCTTCTTTGACCACACCTCTCCGCTCGAACAGGTGTTGCGGCCCTACCCGGCCTAGCCGCGGCTTGCCCGGCGCTACCGAATGGCGCAGAATCGGGTCATCATGCGGACACCCTTCGTTCTGTGTATCAATCCCTGGATCTACGATTTCACGGCCTACGACCTGTGGACCAAGCCCCTGGGCCTGCTGTATATCGCGGCCTTTCTGCGCCAGCGCGGCGTGCGGATCGAGGTCATCGACTGCCTGGACAAGTGGCAGCCCGAGCTGCTGCGCCGTCAGCAACGCTCCAGCTCGAGACCTACGTCATCATGGGCCTGCCCGGACAGCCCCTGGACGAGGTCATTGAGACGATTCTGTACGCCAACAGCCTGGGCGTCCAAACCCGGCTGGCGTCTTTCTCGCCCATTCCGGGCACCACGGACTATGAGCGGGCGGTGCAAAACGGCGGGTTTCCGCCCGACGCCGACCCTCTGCTGACCAATAAAACTATCGTACCCCTGTTCCGTACGGCTGAGGCCTATCAGCGTTTTCATACCATTGGGCAGTTTGCCAATCTGCTGAACCAGGGCGTGAGTCGTGGGCTGAGTTTCTTCAAACCCAGAGAATTCCGACAGGCGCTGTTTGCCGCCCTGGACCGCTTCCGGGACGATCAGAGTCCCATGACCTCCTAGCCTTTTCATGGCGCGGACTTGACATCTCTCGACGTATCTCTAGTCTGGGACGGTCTTCACACCACCCCCCAGAGGACAACGGAATGCACCGAATCATAGCTATCTAGTCCTGGTACGCGGAACAGTCTGCTGAGAGACGCTCTTTCTCATCGGGACGCGCCGAGCAATGGCGCGCGTCCCAGCCTCTGTCAGTACAACTCCTCCCAGCCTCCGCCCGTTCCCCATCCCCAGGACACCTGCACGCCAGCCTTCCCAGGGGTGGTCTTTCCTTGAGCCTGTTCATAGCGAAAGCCCTCCAGA
It contains:
- a CDS encoding 4-hydroxy-3-methylbut-2-enyl diphosphate reductase; protein product: MARQFDIPDFYTSPIISRVKQARQQQDPRKQDLSPSLLDFGPVRFILARHFGFCFGVENAVEIAYQTLAAHPGRRIFFLSEMIHNPDVNQDLQDRGVRFLFSSSGRQLIDWDELTPDDIVVVPAFGTTLEIQANLAARGLDPYTYNTTCPFVERVWKRSAQLGTKHYTVVVHGKASHEETRATFSHSVQNAPTVVVLNLTEARLLGDIIRGKFGPATRTVFFDHFGHKCSPGFNPDRHLSRIGVVNQTTMLASETRQIARVLSQALADRYGQDRLAETFADTSDTLCYATNENQNATYALIERGADLGLVVGGYNSSNTSHIVELCQAAMPTYFIQNADDIVSADTTRHFLLDTHRITHTTGWLPTKRPLDIALTCGASCPDAVVDRVLLRTLSFFDHTSPLEQVLRPYPA